From Candidatus Woesearchaeota archaeon, a single genomic window includes:
- a CDS encoding asparagine synthase C-terminal domain-containing protein: MKLPQTKQLWEKKFKKLQTEIELVQRTQEEHAHLLATAIEETILSHAKQARGNIGLLFSGGVDSTLIGFVLKKHNIPFIAVTVGFQDNEEQKLPDDIVEARKIGRQLLFDYAEDVRDFFAMEELFTKTTTILGKDISDAVNVGVGSVEVAAITTLIDHDVTDIFGGLGSEELFAGYLRHKQAENRHEECWNGLIGMFDRDMRREFAIANRFGVSVWAPFLDEALVRVAMSIPDEFKLSTTESKAILRDAAELLGLPPEMARRPKKAAQYGSRTDKALDKLAKKHGFKYKKEYIAYLIEHE; this comes from the coding sequence ATGAAATTACCTCAAACAAAACAATTATGGGAAAAAAAGTTTAAAAAACTCCAAACAGAAATAGAATTAGTCCAAAGAACACAAGAAGAACACGCACACCTACTTGCAACAGCTATTGAAGAAACAATCCTCTCGCATGCAAAACAAGCAAGGGGAAACATAGGGTTACTTTTTAGCGGTGGAGTTGACTCAACACTCATCGGCTTTGTGCTTAAAAAACATAACATCCCGTTTATTGCAGTTACTGTTGGTTTTCAAGACAACGAAGAACAAAAATTACCAGACGATATTGTAGAAGCAAGAAAAATCGGACGACAACTTCTTTTTGACTATGCTGAAGACGTGCGTGATTTCTTTGCAATGGAAGAATTATTCACAAAAACAACAACTATTCTTGGTAAAGATATTTCTGATGCTGTTAATGTCGGCGTGGGAAGTGTGGAAGTTGCCGCGATAACAACACTTATTGATCATGACGTTACTGATATCTTCGGCGGCCTTGGAAGTGAAGAACTCTTCGCAGGATATCTTCGACATAAACAAGCAGAGAATAGACATGAAGAATGTTGGAATGGCCTTATTGGTATGTTCGATAGAGATATGAGACGAGAATTTGCCATAGCAAACCGCTTCGGCGTTAGCGTCTGGGCACCATTCTTAGATGAAGCACTCGTGCGCGTTGCCATGAGTATTCCTGACGAGTTTAAACTCTCCACAACAGAAAGTAAAGCAATTCTGCGCGATGCAGCAGAACTACTCGGCCTACCACCAGAGATGGCTCGACGACCAAAAAAAGCAGCTCAATACGGGTCAAGAACAGATAAAGCACTTGATAAACTTGCCAAAAAACATGGTTTTAAATACAAAAAGGAATACATTGCTTATTTGATAGAACATGAATAA